A region of the Arachis hypogaea cultivar Tifrunner chromosome 15, arahy.Tifrunner.gnm2.J5K5, whole genome shotgun sequence genome:
taaaaattgaaataccaaataacttatttataaacttttattaataaaagtccttatatgTTAGGAACTTATTTAAGTTGTTTACCCAAACTGAACCTaagtagataataataataacttttgaGTCACCAAtaaacaagtgcttctttaacaaATTTAACAAGCGCATTTGTTAATCAAATTCTTGAAAACATATTTATCCTTTGCTCAAATAGAGTCCACAAGTCCATGCTTACAAAGAACATATTAGTGTTAATAACAGTTCCTTAAGACTTAGATTTATTATCTTTGAGTGAGCTATGGATATTCACATTTTGATTCCCcatcaaaaattcaatttttttttccttttttgagtTGTGCCATTAAATTGAATTAAACTGGAAAATGATATTAAGTGTAACacttattattgttttatttatttatatttggtaattaaaataaagtctaaaagTCCAGCCGAAAATTACATATCAAAGATAAATCGAACTCTGGAGACCTCTCTACAATTATCATCTAACATATATTTGATTTCTTTAGGATAATTATCTATGAAATAAAAACCTAACTCTCTAGTGATACTTCTTTTGGCTAACCAGTCTGTACACACATTTTTCTCCCTGTAAGTgtgcttaaaaattaaaattcagtcTCTTTTCATCATTAGACTAACACTTCTAGGTGTACACTTATGTACAAGTATGTATAGACTTTTAAGATGAGAGTTTGGaccatttaaaaaaaagtttaacggACAAAAGGCTAACgagtttagtttttatttttcttttgtctaaatagataatttatttaaaaaaaattatattatggactaaaaatctaaaatattaattttcgaacaaattttttgtctttaataGATAAGGTTAGAATTTGAgttgttttttttattagaagTAAAGATATTTGAATTAGATCGGtaagaaaaaaattgttaaaaaattaataaaaataggaaaaaaaaaaaaaaaaaaaacaactaaatgGGTTTGTCCATTTATTTCGCAGCCAAGCACGTTAAAGAACTCTAAAAGTGCCAATCCCAATGGACCCAACCCATTTTAACGGTTCTAATTAGAATTTCGTAATTAGAATTTCGTAATGTCATCGTCAAGTAATGTAAACGAATTCAGTATTAgtgttttaaaaaagaaaaaatgaagtgGAATATAGttttaattaacaaaagaaaatgtAATTTTAAATCTTAAGTGTAATTTAGTTTACttttatgaacaaaaaatattattctataatacatctatttttttattttgtgcttaatataTATTTAGACTAACATTAAAATTCTTTGTataatagaatattttattaatatgaaaagaactcaaattttaaaattatacctATGTACGATATTTTGATATaataagaagttaaaaatattattcagaataaataattttttgtggTAAAAATAAATTCTCTAGCGCGTGCATTTGCACGGGTCAAatgctagtatatatatatatatttttggtacCTACAAAGTTACGGAAAAATAAGTTGCACAACAGAATaacagaacaaacaagaaaacaaaattttcaatctttttcgTTTTGCTTAGTTTGTAGCATGATAAATATATGATCTCAGAGAATAACAGTAAAGAACACTCGATTGCTATAAAGAGATCTTAAACACTAAATCAGTAAGCTATAACTAGGAATATCATCTAAATAATCAATAAAGTAGTGGAATTAAAAAGGATCATAGCAATTGCAAAAATCGAAAGTGCAAAATTATATTGTGTCATGGCATTGCCAAAGTCCTCTGACCCAACAGACACAGAATTTACAAAACTATGATACATATTCAGCAACAATGAGATGTAATTTCAATTTGAGTTGATGTATCTTACCTTCTTTTATCAATTCAATAAGCCTCTAGCAACCATTTCCCGAAGAAGTTTCTCCGCCATgtcattctcatttttttcaaacAAAGCACGGATAACAGTTTCAAAAGTGACACCATCTGGTAAGCAACCATTGCCTTCCATTTTTGACAAGAGTGCCAATGCTTCTTCAAACAAGCCCTCTTTGCAGAGCCCATTGATCATAATATTGTATGTCCTCACATTTGGAGGATAGCCTTTAACGGAAAGATCTTGAAAAATCTCTTTTGCATCTATAAGTCTTCCACCTTTGCATAGGCCATCTATAAGTATATTGTAAGTGAATATATCTGGATCAATGGCACACTCTTTCATTTGATTGAATAACATAAATGCCTCGTTAGGTTGTTGGTTTTTGAACATCCCATCCAACAACGAATTGTAAGTAACTACATTAGCGGGTTGACCTCTATGATGCATCTCGATAAGAAGCTCCAAAGCACGGGagattctctttgatttgctcaaGCCATCAATAAGAGTGCTGTAAGTTACCGTGTTTGGAACCAAGTTCTTGCGATGCATTTCTTCAAAGAGATTCAAGGCTTCATCGACCATTTTACTTTTGCAGAAGCCATTAATCATGATACTGTAACTTTGAACATTGGGTAACACACTAATTTGGGCCATTGTGTTGAATATATATTTTGCCCTATTTACCTGATTAACCAAACAATATCCATCCATTAAGCTGTTATAAGTAACCACATCTGGTTTCACACCATGTTTTGCCATTACAGCCAATACACTCTTAGCATCTTTGATCTTTCCTTCCTTGCATAGCCCATCAATCAAAGTATTATAGGTATAAACATTAGGAGTAATGTTTCTAAGCACCATATCACTTAACAAATCAATGGCTTCCTTATATTGACCCTCAAGACACAATCCAAAAATGAGAGAACTGTATGTGATAACATTGGGAGAAATTCGCTTAGCAAGCATTTCAGAGAATAAATGAAAAGCCTGACTTACAAGTGTATCCTTGCAGAGGGTATCAATAATTGCGCTGTACATGAAGACATTAGGAGCAATGCCATACCGTGGGATCTTTCTCAACATTTGAATAGCAGCTGATGTGTGTCCGGTTTTACAGAGGCCATTGATCAAGGTCCCATAAGTGACTTGATTAAAGTGAAATCCATGAGCCAGCACTCTATCATGAAAGCGCACTGCTTTTTCAACACTACCACAGAGAAAGAGGCCTTTAACGAGTGTATTCAATGTTACCGTATCAGGTTGATAATCCATTTTGAAAATCTTGGCCAATACAGAGAAAGCAAGCGTCATACGACCCATGCCGCAACAACAATTAATTACGATGCTCAAAATAAATAAGTCGGGAGCGATTCCCCTGGCTTGCAATTGCTGAAAAAGGGAAATGGCGGTGGAGAAATGGTTGGTCTTGGCAAGAGATCCCAAAATCTTGGTGAATTGGATGATGGATGGAGGGCGACGCATAGAGAGCATGCGAGTGAAGGAATCAACAGCTTCATCAACTTCACGAAGGCATGGGGGCTCAGAATGAGAGTGAAGGGATGAAGAGGAAGGGAAGGAAACAAAATTAGGGATTTGGAGAAGAGAATACCTAGAAATGAAAGTGATCCTTGAGGTTGAGGATGACAACATTTTAGTGTTTCGCACTTTCGCTGTTGTCTAAGTTTGAGGGAGTTTGCTAACTCTGCGGAAATAGTCCTCTGTTTCCAACACCCCCCATACTAATGAAAGGTCTCCAGACTCCAGTCCCGTTTTACTTgggttcttttgatttttcttttatcaattgtAGGAAGGAAAAGTCTAGatgccagcaactttgttaaattttggtcAATATATAATTAACAGAAAAAAGTGAGTCATTAGATAAAATCTCATactaatttcacaccattaaaattatcattaatgactatttaatagctacaaattaaaaaaattgctgCCCCTAACATTCTTCTTTTATGAATTGGACGTATATACCAAATAAATTACAAGGCTTGGGGGAGTAATGGTTCCATTATGCTCGAGAAAAAAAGTGATCCATCAAACAAGACAtcgacaacaataacaataaaatttaattattttgttagtctTTAATCAATtctttataatttaatcaaatttttaattaaatttttagaatataaaaatttataattaaatttttattaattattatttaaaggtCAAATTATACCGCTAATCtctatatttttactaaaattacaaattagtctttacactttaaaaatttataattagatttatgtataaaatataattttataattaagtcctcAATAACATTTACCGTAAAAAAAATACACATTTATGTATCTatttttcctcctcctctcttcAGCATTTTTGTTCTTCTTTAACGTTAATACGActttaacaacaacaatgccGAAATCATTGCTAATGACCAAATTCATTAACACAGCAAAAACCAAAATTAACAGTTATTATACAAACTACCACAATAATGTATACTATTATCATGAATGAACTCAATTCAACTCAtcccaattatatttaaattatcaataattaaaatcttTCCCTTATCACAAGCAAAATCCTTCTCTCTAACAACTCAATCTTACTAATCAAATCCCTCATAGTATGCCTATGGATCCCACCCACAGGCACATACCGATCCAAGAACTCACGATCCATCAACGTCTTTCCCTCCACCGCTCCAACACCATCACTGCCATCAACCTCAAACGCACCGTTTTGGAACGCAGGAAGCTCCTCACCTCTTCTCTTCCCATAACATCCGTCAATGCCTTCCCACCTTTCGCCATCCGGATTTTGTCAGGGACCATCCTAACCTTCTCGCCCTCGCAAACCAAGTTCTATAGCGTCTCGCTTTATTAGCACCAGAACCACTCGAGTCCGTGGAGGACCTAGACACGGTGTGTGAAGCCGTTTCCGAAGCTAATGGTGGTAGTGTCAGAAACATGATGTCATTTTAGCAGAATCAAAGATTCTCATTGGCGTGGGGACCaatttgcaatttcattaaaagtataggaaccaactgtgtaatttaatcttatttaaaaaaaattaataattttaaaatatttacttttaaaacaaatagtattttttaattaaaaaaaagagatgaTCTAACTGAAAGTTTTAATCTAGTATatagatttaattataaatttttaaaatataaaaaattaattaaaaatttgataaaattataaatgttaataaaataattaaatataataataataacaacaaagagaaatgttacctTTAGAAAAGTATAATATCGACAGATAAttttagagtttatggtttagaaAATTTGTTGAATAGTATAAAGTTAAAAGAGGCTGAATTAGTATGTTTGAAGTGGTTAGCATCATACTTACCATAATTTTGCTGATACACTTAATATACACCTGTTTATAAAATTTTGTCCAACTCTACTATATATTTTTTCGAGTGAAGTGGAAgaccaaaaatatttaatattatgctAGGAAAGAATATATTAGGAAATTTATACTTAGACAATATTCATGCTCTAACAATTAATCAGAGTTAATTTTTGTTTCTACCTCTTGATAattgtttatttatattaaaaaaattatcaaacaatATTGACAAATTAACTTATCATTGGAAAAAGAttgaatgaaataaataaaaaattgtcaccTAATAAAATATTGCACCCCATAGCGCTATtagttattatcattaaaattagggatgctaaataataatttttcaCCAAGAAACAATGACTGCTCTTTAGGTCTgttaatttcaataaatttttttaatgtgaattcattcaacaacatgtatttttaaatatgtttttttttttttggtaaaatgtATTTCGAAACATTAAGGACCTTGGGAagcttcaaaaatattttttttttgagtttttgacttatgaaaagtagtagtattaatgtctaatgtaattttcaaaaccaaattgcagctttctaagaagttatttaagagcttatagaaaagtttaaaaaaataacttctcttgtaatactactactttttatcatatttttataaaataaacacttttaaaattaaaaacccaaatataaaataacttatttataagctacttttaatatagtcatttattatttaatctattttttttaaaaaaatttaattaagttgtaATAGCTACTATTATTTGGAGTCTTGGACATACAATGAGAAACCTGCAGAAGACCAAATCTGAGTCCCCCCAAAGAGATTCTAATATAGATCATTCTAAAAAAATTCTCACAAGcggagaaaaaatataataacaacaatctataaaattaaaaaaaacacataaaaaggGTCTCAAAAAAGTCCATCCGTAGAAAAACTTCACTAATTATTTATCCTATAGAggaaacaaaacttttgtaacgAAACAGAAAAATTGTCCAAGACTAGGTAAATATATCTACTCTAGAATATGCTACCTCAGATCATCAtgcgaagaaaaaaaaaagtttcattaGCATAACAATAGCCTTTTATTATATCAcattttctttacttcttttatttcacttaaaaaatatcgataaaaattatattttatagacAACAACTTacatgtaaatatttttatataaaaataatatttaaaattattaaataatttaataaatttaactaaattattatctaacaaattttaactattaattttattttaagataatTTAATGTAAGTCTATTttataacattaattaaaaaaaacaaattaaaaagatatattttctctttgttaCTACAATTAATCTGTTTGAATTGATTTctcaattatttttctaaaagaaaaagaaatgttaactaaactaacaaaaatttatGTTTGATCCGCTAAAAAAgtcattttaaaagataaaaagcatttaattttaatatacagaaaatataaattattttatatttttatttaattatataattttttaaataactattcatatttttacaaatataacatcacatattaaatatatgtatataataaaataCTAAAGCACTTTTATACTTTTTTCCatcaaatttaaaccaaaacACATTATTTTTACGAGTTcgataaaaatataaacaatattattttttttttagcaaGAAAGGTGAAGAAGTTAGGCTttgtttagtaaaatttttattttttaaaagtaatttatagaaattaacttttaaaagacaacattttaaaaattttacatttatacttaataaattaaattaaaattaattttcaataaatacaagtaataatagcatttagtaaaataacttttagaatttaaaaatactGTAATATACATTACTATAAAACTTATATTTAGATATCAATTAATGTATaagattatattagattttttaattttaatatgcaaaattatttttgaaaaattccatCTTCAATGCTTTTAAAAACACttctatcttttaaaatttttaagtataaATACATAATCTTTCTTATataccaaatgcaaaataaaaaaatttgttcttttaaatgaaaaacactttttcaaaaaattttaccaaaccaagccttagaCACTATGATGCATGGACACTGACACGGACACAGAACACGacacgtgtatatatatatatatatatattttagataaattgtaatgatattttgatattttattgatattaaaatataaattaattttttaattatttttaatatcttattttaattata
Encoded here:
- the LOC112750949 gene encoding uncharacterized protein isoform X1; this translates as MLSSSTSRITFISRYSLLQIPNFVSFPSSSSLHSHSEPPCLREVDEAVDSFTRMLSMRRPPSIIQFTKILGSLAKTNHFSTAISLFQQLQARGIAPDLFILSIVINCCCGMGRMTLAFSVLAKIFKMDYQPDTVTLNTLVKGLFLCGSVEKAVRFHDRVLAHGFHFNQVTYGTLINGLCKTGHTSAAIQMLRKIPRYGIAPNVFMYSAIIDTLCKDTLVSQAFHLFSEMLAKRISPNVITYSSLIFGLCLEGQYKEAIDLLSDMVLRNITPNVYTYNTLIDGLCKEGKIKDAKSVLAVMAKHGVKPDVVTYNSLMDGYCLVNQVNRAKYIFNTMAQISVLPNVQSYSIMINGFCKSKMVDEALNLFEEMHRKNLVPNTVTYSTLIDGLSKSKRISRALELLIEMHHRGQPANVVTYNSLLDGMFKNQQPNEAFMLFNQMKECAIDPDIFTYNILIDGLCKGGRLIDAKEIFQDLSVKGYPPNVRTYNIMINGLCKEGLFEEALALLSKMEGNGCLPDGVTFETVIRALFEKNENDMAEKLLREMVARGLLN
- the LOC112750949 gene encoding uncharacterized protein isoform X2; the encoded protein is MLSMRRPPSIIQFTKILGSLAKTNHFSTAISLFQQLQARGIAPDLFILSIVINCCCGMGRMTLAFSVLAKIFKMDYQPDTVTLNTLVKGLFLCGSVEKAVRFHDRVLAHGFHFNQVTYGTLINGLCKTGHTSAAIQMLRKIPRYGIAPNVFMYSAIIDTLCKDTLVSQAFHLFSEMLAKRISPNVITYSSLIFGLCLEGQYKEAIDLLSDMVLRNITPNVYTYNTLIDGLCKEGKIKDAKSVLAVMAKHGVKPDVVTYNSLMDGYCLVNQVNRAKYIFNTMAQISVLPNVQSYSIMINGFCKSKMVDEALNLFEEMHRKNLVPNTVTYSTLIDGLSKSKRISRALELLIEMHHRGQPANVVTYNSLLDGMFKNQQPNEAFMLFNQMKECAIDPDIFTYNILIDGLCKGGRLIDAKEIFQDLSVKGYPPNVRTYNIMINGLCKEGLFEEALALLSKMEGNGCLPDGVTFETVIRALFEKNENDMAEKLLREMVARGLLN